In the Populus trichocarpa isolate Nisqually-1 chromosome 1, P.trichocarpa_v4.1, whole genome shotgun sequence genome, atgtattatgtttgattatattgaataaaatataaaaaaattattttattattaatatatattattgtcaaacttacccatctagaaaaataattatatatttttttttaactttagttCATAtcaagtgttgaaattaataatattataataattatagttataaaaccatGATTGGCCTGACGGGTTGACTGAGAATCAGGTCGACCCAAGGCCTAGGCTAGttcgagtttaagaaaaaactaaaaaaataattgactcgACCTGAATTTATCAAAAACCCAAGTCGACATGGAATAAATCATAGGTTAAAAatccgttgattttttttgaaaaaaaatggttaaaaaaggttgctttattaaaaaaaattaaatagattaggTCAATCAGGTTGACCCTCCTGATCCCTGACCTGACCCTTATCTCAGGCCGGCTCTAAAACCGGgctttaaaactattttaataatcattttatacATACGTTGACTTAGGTTAATCCGATTTGACTTGCCCAGCCCGTAACCTAAGCCTTACCCTAGTCAACCCccaagtcgagttttaaaactatgatgataaaaacttttatccttacattgacccGAGACAACCCAAATTGACCCTCTTAATCCGTGACCCGAGTCTTGCCTTTGGTTGCCCCCtgaatttggttttaaaaatatgataataagtacttttattcttatgttgacTCTCCGAATGCATGACCATGAGCTTGTCTTGGGTTAACTCTTGAAccggttttaaaactataataattattatttttatcattatgttGACATAAGTCAACAATCAACTCCGCATATGACCCGACCTTGCCTCGGATTAACCCCCGAGTtgagtttttaaattatgataataatcacttttatttttacgttGACTTGGGTCAACTTGAGTTTACTCAACTCGTAACCCGAGCTTTACCTTGGATCAACCCCCAATTTGGGTTTTGAAACTactataataactatttttattattacatgtCTTAGTTTAACAATTATagaattgagaattttttatgatgatattttagaaataaaaaataataaatattgtctctTGAGACATATACCCTCCATacctcatgttttgaaaatacaaaaattcactttaaaattgtATTAGAGGCAAAGTCATTTTTATATCTTTGCctctttaaccaaatatatttttgttttcactattctcattttttttatcccaaaataataatcttttcaagttgtttacatgttaaaattacataattattcttaaaaaaaatattaaacttttgTCAATGGGCTtcatcgtctttttttttttaagcatgataaaattattgtattactcttaaaaataaaaattattaaacttgtctTTAAAGGCTTTTAGTATTTCctacttgtttttttcattataatcaagttgatataatttagtattttaataaataaaaaatattatttaaaaataaaaaatgattggtCCATGGAATGTAAGCGAGAGATGATCATACTATTTGGGTTGTGTATAAGACGTCTTTCACTAGCATAACAATGGTTTTTTGAGCGACGTTCGAATCTCCTTGATAGCATCTCTATTTATGGGCAACACAAATAGCCAATGAATCTCTAGTTTGGTgccggtgttttttttttttttttcttctttccacatagttttttccTTTGAGCCTCCAGTTTCTAAAAGCAAcgcttcaaaaaaaaaaatttcacccaaatttgatccatattattttgattattatttgttttatttagaataatttataaaattatttttttttctcccttcaaTTCATCTAtcatatttcatttctgttattttgattgttattttttttgcttttatctttttcttgatttattttatttttcaattctatcccctgatattttatttttatactagatttaatcatcatttttttaattgtaattttttttaatttattttatttttcaattatgttacccattgctttattttatttaatttttataccatattttattctcatttctttgattgctatttattttttttattttagattattgataattttacttcgtattttttcaagtttgtctTCTATTGGGTAACTTgatttagagcgtgtttggcagtgtggttgcggctgcttttcaaatagtttttcgtgccgaaatgcatgccaatgatatttttttattttttaaaaatcatttttgacatcagcacatcaaaacgatccaaaaagtacaaaccgcactcaattttagcaaaaaaaaaaaaattcaaattttgacgAAACGCAGGTACAAACGCAATACCAAACGCTCCCTTAATGATTAGAGTAATGAGTTTTGAAGATTGGCATggttaaactttgattttattttttaatctcttttttaaattgatttgttttgggttcttttttttcaattgattttttaaaatagtttgttatttatatggatgatggaaataatattttttttactattcttAGAATCTACCAAGATTAAGTCTCTATGTTTAAGAAATAAATCATCTTAAACACGGATTCCAAggcttgaaattgaaaaaaagttaaaagaggaAGTAAGCATTCTTAAGTATCGAATTTATTCCTTAAATCAAACTCACATTATACTGGCAATATATCTCTTCTCTTCGAGGAATATATTCTGTTCCATATATTGCTATGCATAAAATTTCTCATACTTAAACCAATAGCCTGTTTAGTCTCTACTGCGATGATTATTTTGTTGGGTTATATTTAGCAACAACTACTTTGTTTGTGTTGGTTTgtgcttttaaaataaacatattaaacatttaaattgtttgataatGAATCATTACAAgtaaaatcatttaattattctATAATCTATTACTATGCTGTCTTAATTCGGATCACTAATAAGAAAATAGCTtaaattcaattgtttttatagagaattaaaataattactttaaaaCATGGATATCATCACCGGTTCGAGTTTTACAAACCTTATGGTTattagagacttacatggtcgttaattttaaggtccgtgagattaatcgaggtacgtgCAAACTGGCTCGAAcaaccatgttaattaaaaaaaaacaatcatgtttAAATAGATACTACAAAAAGCTCCCCTTAtgtgttataaaattatatggaccgttaaaaaattgatagaaaCTCTATCGTATCTAagtaaatattacaaaaactccctttttttttttaatctaaaataccTTTAGTATTTTCAAAATCACCCCCTTAACATTAAAGGCATCTGGGGGTGCAAAAGAGGGTTTTTTAATATCTTCAAGCTTTTGGAAGATTACTATAtttcattattgttattttccCTGATAATACAAGCcaggaaaaaagaattaaaacattACATTTTTTTCGAGTAGATGGAAACACTAATGATTTGATTAAACCTTACGCGTGCACTGctgtattttgtgttttaagtatttttaaagttCTTTTTAGTTATAGAATCATTGTTAACACTTAACACTTTAAATATTACCTTATAAAACAACACCTGTTTGATGTTTAAATGATaacacatttattttcattcaaacatttgatttttatttttatttttattacatttcaaCAGTAAATTAAGTACATTAATAACTggatttttttgtcaataatttctttttaaccttgaaaaaaatcaatgcatattagaagaaaaaatttgaaaatattgcGACAGTGGCATATtgaacaacatatttttttaaaaaatattgagacggtGACACACTAGAGCGATTTAGACCACTCATGATTAATCTATGAAACCTACAATATAGGAAATGATATCGTGATAACCCAACAAAActaatatcaaaagaaaataaagagccCAATTCTagtaaacaaaaatatcaagaagTTAGCATGAGATgcaacaattaatttaattcaaacaaaaaatattatttttataaaaaatgggttaaataaaaaaagaatgaatgacaaataaaaagaccctAGATAACCTGAATCACTTTTAAACAGTGAAATATtctatataaagcaaataaaaataaatgtcaacgcgcattaattttttaaacttgtgacTCAGGTTATTAGACCGGAAACACCACATATGAAAAACCATGAAGCCCAACTCCCATCAAATCAAacgttaaatgatgaaatcagaaaaaaaattatataaaaggattaaaaacaaaaaaataacaattaaaataatgaggataaaaatcaaaataaaaaaaaaacaaattagagagAAATTACAAATTTTCAATAGaattgtgaaattgaaaagaaaaataactgtaacaaaagaataaacaataaaaagaacaagggcaagagtgaaaaaataatataccatcaatttagattgaataatgaaattgaaagctaacaaaacttttacaaaatagttagtaaaaaaatcataaatcaagagaataaggatcaaattgaaaaaaaaatatataactaatTGAGAATgaatgatagaattgaaaacaaatttttttttttataaaatagcctagaacaaaaattagaaatcaaaataataaggattatAGTTAAAACATCAGTAGAAAGGAGGACCAACCTGATTTTTTTAagggatgagagagaaaagatatataaaagaatCTCGTTGGCAACAAACCGTCTTGCCACCGCCGACACGTGTCACGCTAAGAGAAAGAGAACTTGGCAACACTTCTAAAGACATGGCAAAAAAACATCCTTGGCGGTTGAAATGCGTCTCACATGTCACTCAAAGTGCACATGCGCCTCTCACATAATGACGCATAAGCATCAGTAACTTCCACACTCACATTAAAATACCTACAAGATCGCATGATaatcacacacacaaaaaaaaaaaaaaactagagtgaAAGGAAGAATTAGCCCCCAGAGGCaagtcttaaatttttttaatccaagggcaataaaatcaatttaccgtgctaattatagtaaaaattcaaaaaggcTCTCAGACCTTAGCtaatcgtttttttttcagGGCAACTAGGTAATTACACCGTATAAAAGAATGCAAAATAATCGAGATGCCCCCGATCATTCCTATAATAACAAAATGagtcatgtaaaaaaaaacctagttaaACCTtggtgacatttttttttaaataaaagggaaaaaataattttattattcaaatccAAGTAAATCAATGCATTTTCACGCCCTTTAGGTGTTTTTACCAATACTTAGAGACGATTGAAAGTgtggtagtgattattttttaaaatgcttttcgcTCGGAAatacatcaatatatatatatatatatattttaaaaaattaattttgataccaGTAcataaaaatgatctaaaaacacaaaaaaataatttgaacaaataaaaaataattttttttacttttttttaaatatttttgaaatataaaaataaacgagCTCTAATAAATGCTCTAAAGACGAGCATTAACCTTTGCctcggcaaaaaaaaaaaaaaaaatcagaaaataaataacttcTTTGCGTGAATAGTCAATTAAGATGAcggttttttttggaaaacagATCACACTAATCATATAATCTTAGATAATATTTGACATTTTAGTCTCCTGGTTTAAATTTCTTCTTTGGTGGAGCTCCATATTTCGCACggttttctttattaaaaacaaagccTTTTACTGTACAGGACCTATTGGTCACGAAGCTAAATCTCAATTCAATTAGTTTCCTactttaaattcattttctaCCACTGTACATGGCaatgaattatatttatttacgcGGCAAATGCCTCAATTCAAAATgtggtttaaaataaaaaacatcactttgattatttttttcatagaatTATAGTTTAAAACGCAACAAACAGTTTTCTAGCAGGCCACAACTACTCTTTCAGTGGTAAAACGGTgattacaataatattaatgtaaataataaGGTGTGGTGGTAAATTGGAGACAAGAGGGAGACAATGAAGCGCAACTGTGAAGATTGTGACTAAGCAACAAAcatgataataatataatgaatGAGAAAATCATTAATACGTGAAAAATAAATCGTAGCAAGATAAATGCTAAGTGGATACAGAAATGTACGGAATTAGtatagttgaattttttttctcctgattttatattatcaaatgcaattatataaaaatgttttaaaaactgACTATCCACTATAATCAATTTAACATTTACTATATTAAATTACGATCACAGCCAAATTTGATCTCAAACaccttttcttaattaaaaatgttcTTCCTTACCATCTACGAAAACTGCAATATTGcaaatttctatcttttttttttaattttcttttgttttcatgaaaatcccttgtaattttctttttaaaagaccACGCTGTTCTTtaacgaaaaagaaaagaaaaagaaaaaaggaaaaaaaaagctagtcTAAATAAACGTAGAATAGGGCATGACGGTGAGAATGAAGAGCAGGTGGACAAGTAAGGACGAGCCAACTCGGCAGCGAAAATGTGAAAGTTGCAGTTATCACGTATTCTAAACAATACACCATATCTCAATCGGCTGCGGCGTGGCGCGTCCCCTCACCTCCAGTACCCCAAAAACACACTACTACTGCTACTACCTTGCTTCTAATTTCTATcgactctctctctcactctctctctctttctctaccCTAAAACCACCGCTTTTTCTCTCCTCACTCACCCGCTCACTGCCAAACACCAAACCACACTCCACCAAACACACAACAAACACAGTGAGTAAAGCAGCCACTGCCGTAATCGATGATCGGTTAGCATCATCATCCACTGGTATGCTAATTATAACCGAttgtttcttttagttttaactGATTTTCTGCTTCTCTCGGGGTGGTTGAATTAGAGAAGTAACGCACTGCCGtttcgttttttttccttttttggaaggaaacattttatttttaaatcaaaaggaaagCAAATGAGTTGTGTTGATGAAAAATCTAAGACGATCATGGacaatatttctttaatttctaacaCTATTAATCATGAAATTTGGAGCATTCCTTAACTCTAGCAAACTCTTGCATGTTTTCGGTCGCCGTCTACATATgcaatttatgtttattttaggTACTGCTGAAGCTtcgaataattttaaaagagaaatctGCTGGTCCAAACACGTTGAAGGATCAGGTAGTTGCTAGTGCATTCCGAGTATAATCTACGTTGTTGATGTTTATGTTATACTCGTATGTGATGACTAATGTTTTGGAATTTATTGTCAGCCTTCTCTTGCTATGGATGAAAATGTGGTTGATCCTAGCAAGGTTGCTATCAGCGTTGGTCCTCTGAGAGTTGATGCTTCAAATAATGCATCTCCTTCCCGGATACAGTCAGTCTACCGCGGAGGTTAGTTATTTATACTTAGATGCAAACATAAGAGAGTAGGATGCATCGGATTATTGTTTTCGTGTTAGACATGCAAGCTAAAAGGTGCATTTTTGTTGACTGGTGGGTCAAAATGTAAATTCGGGTTATGTAATTATCTGAtgtctattattttttgagatGATGATGGTGGGGCATTTCTCCATTTAGATTGACATTTGTGCTCATGGTTCTTGATTTGTCAAAAGCTTGATCTCTTTTTATCAATTGAACTTTAAATGTAATTAACATCAACAAGATACAAGGTAAATATTAATTACCTGCTTCAGATATTGTTGTATtgcttcaaataattaaatacttgCTTCAGATATGATAACTGAGAAGTTTTCAAAATAGCGGTATTGTTGTGGTTTCAATGGATTTGTCTgttgccatgttttttttagtatgcaCTGGTTTTTTCTTCGTTATTTCCAAGTCTTCATGCATTTTCATGATGCTGTTTGCAGAATGTTATGATTATCTTGTTTTATCAATTGGACTTTAAATGTAATAAATGTTAAAACGGTAGAAGAtcaataaaattacttatttCAGATATGACAGTTCAGAAGTTcagaaaatagttttattttggtAATTGTTAATCTCTATAGCATTGCCTGTTGCCATgcatttttattacattttaatttttttttttacttccaagTCTTTGTGCATTTGAATGACGCTGTCTGCAGAATGTTATGATAGATCTCCCCCTTTTAAATGTAAATGGTTCTTGTTCCATTATGATTGTGTATGTTATGAATGAATGGTCCACTCATCAGTGATCAGCTGTGTAGGATCATGTTCACTAGGGCATCGTGTGTTAGCATGGAGCACtagaatcatatatatatatatatatatatatagcaaaacAGCTATGTTTCTTATTTTCCTTACATCATACTTTGTGATGTCACTCAGGTTATGGCAATATGATTGGCAGACCGGGCACATGTTTTCCAGATACCAATGTTGAGTGCTTGGAAAATGGTTCTCATGTAACAATATTTCCTTGCCCTCACTCCTCCAATTCCACTTCTGTTCCCATCTCTCAGTAGTTCTTAGGTGATGGActggttttcttttaaatttgatgcAGGGCATCTACAGTGATTCTTCATCTCTTCTATTCCATGGCCACCCTCAAATGCAACAAAGATCACTTGGCCCATTCATGCCAGTGCTGCCTTCTATTAGTGGTCATGGCCGGTTATATAATGCACGAGAGCTGCCTAACTCGGATCCACGTTATCATCAGCACCTTGTTTCACAAAACATTTCATATGTTGCCGCACAAGACCCATTCTCTCAAACTAAATTGCCAGACAACATTGAGCTGCCAGGGGATGACAACAGAATGGGGCCTAGGCCAAGTTACCTGCCTCTGCCAGGATCTTTGGGTGGTGGAAGCAGCTTTTCTCGACACTCTGGTGGTTTTAAATTCTTGCAGCAAGGGTTTGAGGGAATTGAAAGTGGTGAATTGTGGGCAGATTGGTCAAAACCCTCAAATGGGAAGAGTACATTGGTGCATTTTTCATCACAAGCAGCTTCTCCAAAGCAAATTGGTTCAGTAGGTTTGTCTGCGAATCATTGTGGAATGGTTAGTTTTCTAATCTATGACCAGCTTTTCCCCttatagagaaagaaaaataacagaaaGCAAGCATTCTTTTTTGAGAATTGGAAGGTTTATGATTTGTTTCCAGGTTTTTAATCTTGAATGGACATTTCTATATAGTGCTTATAAAAATTGTGGTTCTTTATCGAGGTTAAGGATCTCCAAGTCATTACTTCAGTTACATGTTTCAAATATGCCATTGCTGCACTTTTATTTGTTCTGGTGCCTATTTAGAGgcaaaatctgatttttttttaggaaatctGCCGGCACTTATTATGACTAAATAAAGAAGACAGTCGTACATACACACTCATTCTCTAGATACTTTATTGAGGGGTCATTATCTGATAATGATAAGAGGGGTTGGCTAGAACTGGTGGTTTGGGAGTTTGAGcctattttatcattatttaggAATTGcttattatatttagaaaaatacgtttttttttctcttgtctaGTAGTAATTAGTAAGTAATTAGAAGAATCAGTTTATTTCCTAATTTTAGTCGGGAATCTTTGGGGCGACTATTTAAGCGAACTTGCACATTTTAGTCTGTATTTGGGCATGCAGCTGTTTATACTGTCATCTCACATGTAGTAGAGATGTGCTGTAAATTCAAAGGCACTGTCCTGACTGTGGAGTCTTATGATTCTGATCTGTCCTTACATTTGTGATTCTCTTATCAATTGATTCCGAGAAGTATTGCTGTCTAGTGGAGCACTAGAGATCAATAAGTTTTGTTCTGGGTGCTTCTTTGAGCCTGATTGAACTACATTTGTCTGGTTTTAAGATTGTTGTCTAACAAAGATATTTTTGCAGGTTTCTCAACGAAAAGAATTGTTTTATGGGCTTGGATCTCATCGAAGTCCCAGCTATAAATGTGTTCCTCAAGGTCTTAACGATCGAGATTTTGGGTATGATGTTTTGCCCTCTTCCATTTTTGGAACAAATGGTCGAAACTGGCCAACACTTAATGAAGGAAGACAAGGGGGGAGGTGCAATGACTTTTCGTGCAGCTGTACTATTGCACTTGATACACTAAGTGAGCGAAATAGGGGACCTAGGGCATTCAAGCCTAGGAGTCAGGCAACAGAAAATCCTTCTGTAGTTGATAATCACCAGAAGGCAGTTGCTGATGTTCATAGTGAATCTCACAACCAAGTGGATTTTGCTACTGATTATAAGGATGCAAAGTTCTTTGTCATAAAATCGTACAGTGAAGATAATGTTCATAAGAGTATAAAGTATGGTGTTTGGGCAAGCACTCCGAATGGCAACAAGAAATTAGATGCTGCTTATCGTGAAGCAAAGGAAAATCATGGGACATGCCCgatctttctgttgttttcagtAATTAACTTAATCTTCAGTGCATGTGTTTTATAATTGGAAGTAACGGTGATTTCACCCAACTTGGAATAATTTGACTAAGCTGCTAGAAACATTAAAAACTGAGAACGTGAATTGGAGGCGATGTCATGCAAAGGATGGTGGAGTTGAGATAGATATTTCCTTGCCAAAATTCTTCTAGAACATGATCCATGTTTTATGTGCCTATCTTAGGGCATTGTGTTGTTTTTCACTCTTGAAGTTGGTTGGTGGCACTTGATAATCTAGAAAATGCCTTGATTTATGGTACAGACAAGAAAATTTTTTACTCACAATTCAGTGGTCTTAACATGCCTTTAATGCATTTACTTTTGCTGATTACTGTTTTATAGAAGCAAAAAGATCCGTGAGGTTGTTTAACAATCTCTAAATCTTCTTTTTAGGTGTTAATCTTCATGATGCCATTGGTTCTCTGGCCATCTATTTCACAAACTACTATGCTCGTTCATTATCAAACTTGTTTAGTGAGAAGTGTTATCTGGAGATTTATGACCATTGTGTTACTCACTGAAACATGACATGTTTATACAATGTACCGTCACATACAGGTGAATGCCAGTGCACAGTTCTGTGGAGTGGCCGAGATGGTTGGACCTGTGGACTTTGACAAGAATGTGGATTTCTGGCAACAGGATAAGTGGTCTGGGCAGTTTCCTGTGAAGTGGCATATTATTAAAGATGTCCCCAACAGTCAGTTTCGTCACATTGTGCTGGAAAACAATGACAACAAGCCAGTTACTAACAGTAGAGATACTCAAGAGGTGACAGTTCATTTGGTTTTCATAACATTGATAATTATTTGCATGCCACTATGCAACTTCAGTTCTATGGGTGCCCTCAcgttttaattgttttggtatCATTTACCCTGGTTATATTATTGAATGCATCGGCTGCCTAGATGTATTGAGCTGGATTTGGGACTTTGCTATTATCTGCTTCATGTCTATAAGAAATATTGCATGATATCCCACAGTCAACTCTATGACTGGTAATACTGTTAAATgtagatatttttctttttaacagtACACTATACTGGATGGCACTATACTGGATGGCTGTTTTAGGGCTTCCAAGGTTGTGTACTTTTTATAGTGATGAACAGTGGCAACTTTGTTAGTCTTAGCCATTATAGTTTTGGCTTCCATATGCATGCTTATTGCTCATCTTGAAACAAGTCAAGGCCAGGGAAGGATGTCCTTTTGAATTAATGAAGGACATCATTTgcatgaaatataaatatattctgGTATAAACTGGTGTGTACTGTGCTGCGTGATTAAGTAATGCAAAACAGAAAGCTTTCATTATGAAAGCTCTAGTGTTCTTTCCAAGTGAAACTGCAGTTTGGCATCATCAAGTTATTCTCTCCCCCTGTTTTTTCAAGGAGTATACCAGGGCAGATTCTTTGATTGCTTGTTGTCAAGATACATTTCTCATGAAACATGTAATCTTATACTGGACCCACATAATTGCAGGTGGAGCTGGAACAGGGTGCTGAGATGTTAGGcatatttaaaaactatgaaagCCATTCTTCTATCCTagatgattttcaattttatgaagAGAGGCAGAAAGTTATGCAGGTGAGGAAATCGAGGCCACAAGCAAGCATGGTTTCTGCTCCAGTGGCTGGAATTAGTGAACGAAATCCCGTTCCATTTTCTAATGACTTGATAAAGAAAATGTCAAAGAGCTTTGCTGAAGCTGTTTTGCTGAAGGAGGATGAAAGAGTGCATCCTCGCTCACATCTGCTGCAAGATATAATGGGAGCTGAACCTGAAAAACGAAGCTGACAATAACAATGGCATCCAATTAATCAGTCTGGCAGGGAATTTTAGGTGTTTTGAGCCAGGAAGTTTTCAACTTGACGATATACCCCCCTTTCTCCTTGAAAtattttccttccctttttttatttgttcatattTAAATGATTTGGATTGTTTCACAAGATTGACGAGGATGATTTGTCTTTAGCAGCGGAGTATATTTAATGATTCGCATATTGTTCTGAGCCGCTACTTGCTAGatagttttttctttggctTTCAGAACCCTAAACCAATTTCtctcgcaaaaaaaaaaaaaatatatatatatatatatatatatttttttcccttcttttttatgattttaatatattgatatataaaaaaaactattttaatatgtttttaaacaaagaaaaaaaaaacttttaaaaaacaccttaaCAAATTTGTTTCATAGGATCAGAAGCAATCAATCTAGAAGAGGGCAGGGCTAGATTTCTTTATTATAAGAGAAGATTTCCTTCACATTCCCCGATCTGTCGCCATCTTTTGAACGAAATATGTTTAAACGAGAAGCATGCTTCTCAAACTACAGTTACCTGACTCCAGCTGATTGGGTCAGTGGACGCgtgtgataatgagtgtatctgtttaattaattatcgcGCAAGacgtgataatgagtgtatctgtttaattaattatcgcGCAAGACAAACCCATCGGCACAAGTCATTACTACGGTCAAACATGTGAGAGGCGGAGCGCATGCACACATTTAATTAGATGGCAAAGCAAAATAGCCAGCTACAAATGTTTAGAATCctgaaattaaaacatgaagCTCGTAGATAATAGCCTCGATAGCTAACATGAAGCTGAGAACAAGTGCAGGCGACAAGATTATAACAACTTGCAAAGAGAATACGGAGAAATCCTGAAAATTCAAAAGACAAACTAAAACAAGCTTCAGTTTTCATTGTTTCCATTCAGTGTTGTTCACCCTAAAACCTGGAACATAGAGGCAGACCCAGCAGGGAAAGCAAATACGAAGATGGTTGCAACAATCATCAATAGACCTGCAAGGGGAGGTCTCAGCTGGATTCGACTGGAACCACCAGCTTGCTCTGGTTGTGACTTTCCTGTTGATACAGCCGGAGTTGCTGATGTTGAAGCATTTGTGAAAATGGCAGCGTCTGCAGAGCCAGGAGATAGGCCTAGAAGCTCTGTTCATTGGCAGGCACAATATAAAGTCAGAAACGGCACAAGACTTGTGCGCTAGCTGCTGTTGCCACTACTACTGGTATTACTACTTAGAGATGCATCTCATTTTGTaacaaagaaattcaaatttccAAGTGTTTTGCATCGCAAAGGTTGTGTGCTTCGCCTCATGTAGTTCCTCGAATGCTACGAAGTATCAATTTGGGGAGAG is a window encoding:
- the LOC7460545 gene encoding YTH domain-containing protein ECT4 translates to MTVRMKSRWTSKDEPTRQRKCESCSYHVLLKLRIILKEKSAGPNTLKDQPSLAMDENVVDPSKVAISVGPLRVDASNNASPSRIQSVYRGGYGNMIGRPGTCFPDTNVECLENGSHGIYSDSSSLLFHGHPQMQQRSLGPFMPVLPSISGHGRLYNARELPNSDPRYHQHLVSQNISYVAAQDPFSQTKLPDNIELPGDDNRMGPRPSYLPLPGSLGGGSSFSRHSGGFKFLQQGFEGIESGELWADWSKPSNGKSTLVHFSSQAASPKQIGSVGLSANHCGMVSQRKELFYGLGSHRSPSYKCVPQGLNDRDFGYDVLPSSIFGTNGRNWPTLNEGRQGGRCNDFSCSCTIALDTLSERNRGPRAFKPRSQATENPSVVDNHQKAVADVHSESHNQVDFATDYKDAKFFVIKSYSEDNVHKSIKYGVWASTPNGNKKLDAAYREAKENHGTCPIFLLFSVNASAQFCGVAEMVGPVDFDKNVDFWQQDKWSGQFPVKWHIIKDVPNSQFRHIVLENNDNKPVTNSRDTQEVELEQGAEMLGIFKNYESHSSILDDFQFYEERQKVMQVRKSRPQASMVSAPVAGISERNPVPFSNDLIKKMSKSFAEAVLLKEDERVHPRSHLLQDIMGAEPEKRS